AACATAAAATCAAAAAAGAAAAAACTTCGGAAGGAACGAAAGGGCTTCTTCTCGAGTTAGAAGAAAATCCAGATGTACTACAGCAAGTGACTGAGTATGTTACCGAACACAAAATACAAAACTCATTTCGGGTTGGATTTGCTGCAGAAACAAGAGAATTGGAAACGTTCGCTAAAGACAAACTGATTCGAAAAGGATTACATTATATTGTTGGCAACTATGTAGGAACGGGGAAAGGTTTTGGTGAAGTAGATTCAACTGTTCGTATTTTTAGTGTGAGTGGGCTTGTAAAAGAAATTGGCCCGTTACCTAAAGAAAAAATTGCCGAAGAACTTGTGTCTTTCTTAGTGTCCGTTTGATTTGGTTCCAAATCCAAACGCAAAATATCCAGCAAGAAGGATGAGTCCAAAACTAACAATATAGTTCCATTTGATTTTTTCACCCAAAAAAACCGTGGCAAAGAGAATGAACACGAATATGGTGATCACTTCTTGGATGATTTTTAATTGGAAACCTTCAAATTTATAAACTGTATATCCAATTCGATTTGCAGGAACCATCAATACATATTCAAAGAATGCAATTCCCCAAGAAAACAAAATGATATAAAACACATTGTTTGACTTTACAAATTTCAAATGCCCATACCAAGCAAAGGTCATAAAAATATTGGAAAGTACAAGTAGAATGATGGTTAACATAAGATTCTCTGGATTCGTCTTTTCCCAATCGCTCTTTGGGAATGAATAACGATTTGAAAGATATTCAATTTTGATACCTTCTGATATCAAACTAAATATTATTTTAAATTTACGTCTCCAAAAACTTCCTTAAAAATTTCAGGAAGAATTTCTCCTGATTTCCCGGCAAAATGAAGTTGTATGGAGGATGTGAGTGCGGTTGTTTCTGGATTGATTTCGATTCCGAGGGCTCCATTGCGAATGGCAGTCAGGGCAAGGTTGGCTGGAACCGATACGTTGGCACTGGTTCCCACAACAAAAACAACATGCGCTTCTTTGCTTTGTTCCCAGGCTTTTGTGAGGAGTTTGCTATCGTAACTTTCTCCAAACCAAACAATGTCTGGTCGTAAAAGTGATTCGCAATTAGGACAATATTTTAGTCCTGGTTCGCTAATTCCATCTTCTCCTAAAAGAAATTTTTCACGACAGGTCGTACATCTTGCACGGAAAATATTGCCATGAATTTCTAGAAGGTTTTGGCTCCCTGCCCGAGGATGGAGTCCATCTACATTTTGGGTAATTACCTTTACTGTCTGTGGTATTGATTGCCAGTTTGCAATTGTTAGGTGTCCGTCGTTGGGTTTGGCTTCAAAACAAATTTTTCGTCTCCAGTCATACCAATCCCAAACTACTTCTGGGTGGCTGGCAAAAGCTTCTGGTGTGGCAAGTTCTTCGGCTTTGTAAGTTTTCCAATACCCACCTTCACCACGAAAGGTTGGAATTCCACTTTCGCTAGAGATACCTGCACCCGTAAGGAACAAGATATTCTTTGCAGAACGGATTCGCTGGATCACTTCAGGTGAAAGAAGACTCATTTATCTGATCATTCTAACAAAAAGGGTAAAAAATTAAATCGGAAAATAATCTAGAAAAAGAAAACTGGTAGTCAATGGCTAACCATTGGGAAGAAATCCAAAAAAAACTCGATTCCATTCGCGAGAAACAATTGTTTCGAGAAACAAAGACCTATCAGGGAATTGATTTTTGTTCGAATGATTATATGGGACTTGCAACTAATCCCAGTATGTTGGAGTTCTTCCAATCAAAAAAGGATATTTACCCTTTTGGGTCCACCGCTTCCAGGTTGGTCCGAGGAAATACTGGGTCCATGGATCAATTTGAATCGGAGTTTGCCAAGTTTGTCGAAGGTGAGGCTGCTCTTCTGGTATCCACTGGTTTTACTGCTAACTTTGGACTTTTGGATTCGATTGCTGCTCCCGACTGTTATCTGTTTACTGATCGACTGAATCATGCTTCTATCTTAGATGGGATTCGTATCTCCGGAGCACAGAAAAAATACTATCACCATTTGGATTTAGTCCATTTACGTTCTTTGTTAGAGAAAGTGGACGCGGAAGATCCACTTCATAAAAAAAAGCGAATCGTAGTCACTGAAACATTATTTAGTATGGATGGTGATTCTCCTGATTTAAAAACCTTATTATCTTTAAAAAAAGAATTTGGTTTTGTTCTTGTTTTAGATGAAGCCCATGCCTTTGGGATTTATGGTGAAGAAGGGAAGGGGTTAGTCTTTCGTGATCTCACTTTATCTGAAATCCAATCCATTGATTACCGAGTGTATACTTTGGGAAAATCTTTAGGACTGGAAGGTGGAATTATCGTCACAAAAAA
This genomic window from Leptospira brenneri contains:
- a CDS encoding NAD-dependent deacylase; the encoded protein is MSLLSPEVIQRIRSAKNILFLTGAGISSESGIPTFRGEGGYWKTYKAEELATPEAFASHPEVVWDWYDWRRKICFEAKPNDGHLTIANWQSIPQTVKVITQNVDGLHPRAGSQNLLEIHGNIFRARCTTCREKFLLGEDGISEPGLKYCPNCESLLRPDIVWFGESYDSKLLTKAWEQSKEAHVVFVVGTSANVSVPANLALTAIRNGALGIEINPETTALTSSIQLHFAGKSGEILPEIFKEVFGDVNLK
- a CDS encoding DMT family protein; translation: MLTIILLVLSNIFMTFAWYGHLKFVKSNNVFYIILFSWGIAFFEYVLMVPANRIGYTVYKFEGFQLKIIQEVITIFVFILFATVFLGEKIKWNYIVSFGLILLAGYFAFGFGTKSNGH
- a CDS encoding aminotransferase class I/II-fold pyridoxal phosphate-dependent enzyme — protein: MANHWEEIQKKLDSIREKQLFRETKTYQGIDFCSNDYMGLATNPSMLEFFQSKKDIYPFGSTASRLVRGNTGSMDQFESEFAKFVEGEAALLVSTGFTANFGLLDSIAAPDCYLFTDRLNHASILDGIRISGAQKKYYHHLDLVHLRSLLEKVDAEDPLHKKKRIVVTETLFSMDGDSPDLKTLLSLKKEFGFVLVLDEAHAFGIYGEEGKGLVFRDLTLSEIQSIDYRVYTLGKSLGLEGGIIVTKKIGRDHLVNVMRSFIFSTAPLPMISKLASYSLKLLSSMDKEREDLLKIAESLKSSLVRNGFSITESTSHIIPLLLETEKEALFYATGLQEKGLDVRAIRPPTVPTPRLRISLNAKIKLNDIDRLVEELILVREKWRSL
- a CDS encoding phosphopantothenoylcysteine decarboxylase is translated as MNLKFKRVIVTSGPTREWIDPVRYISNASSGKMGYEIATSFLKYPVEVIYIHGNTLERYSQVDGAKRNIEVETTIQLRDAVLSEISNDSLLVMAAAPADFRPIMTAEHKIKKEKTSEGTKGLLLELEENPDVLQQVTEYVTEHKIQNSFRVGFAAETRELETFAKDKLIRKGLHYIVGNYVGTGKGFGEVDSTVRIFSVSGLVKEIGPLPKEKIAEELVSFLVSV